A section of the Mycolicibacterium anyangense genome encodes:
- the cofC gene encoding 2-phospho-L-lactate guanylyltransferase, with protein sequence MSGGPDVGVIIAVKRLSQAKTRLAPVFADGVREQVVLAMLVDTITAARSVAAVRSITVVTPDETAAAAVRALGADVLADPTAPGHPDPLNSAVTAAWAAVTNHTPNTIVLQGDLPALRSGELAEALAQARQHRRSFVSDRHTSGTAALFAFGVALDPRFGSQSATWHRDSGAVELTGTWPGLRCDIDTPDDLQRARQIGVGDATARALNLNNA encoded by the coding sequence ATGAGCGGCGGACCCGATGTCGGCGTGATCATCGCGGTCAAGCGCCTGTCGCAGGCCAAGACCCGGCTGGCGCCGGTCTTCGCCGACGGTGTCCGCGAACAGGTCGTGCTGGCGATGCTGGTCGACACCATCACCGCCGCCCGAAGCGTCGCGGCCGTGCGCTCGATCACCGTCGTCACCCCGGACGAGACGGCTGCTGCCGCGGTGCGTGCGCTGGGTGCCGACGTGCTGGCCGACCCCACCGCACCCGGACACCCCGATCCGCTCAACAGCGCCGTCACCGCGGCATGGGCTGCCGTGACGAATCACACTCCCAACACCATTGTGCTGCAGGGAGATCTACCCGCCCTGCGTAGCGGCGAACTGGCTGAAGCGCTGGCACAGGCCCGCCAGCACCGGCGCAGCTTCGTCAGCGATCGCCACACCAGCGGCACGGCGGCGCTGTTCGCCTTCGGTGTGGCGCTGGATCCGCGGTTCGGGTCGCAATCGGCAACGTGGCATCGCGACTCCGGTGCGGTGGAGCTGACCGGCACCTGGCCGGGGTTGCGCTGCGATATCGACACCCCCGACGACCTGCAGCGGGCCCGTCAGATCGGTGTCGGGGACGCGACAGCCCGGGCACTGAACCTGAACAACGCCTGA
- a CDS encoding HU family DNA-binding protein: MNKAELIDALTAKLNVDRRQATDAVENIVDTIVRAVHKGDSVTITGFGVFEQRRRAARVARNPRTGETVKVKPTSVPAFRPGAQFKAVVSGAQKLPAEGPAVKRGAVGGPAKKAAAKKVVRKAVAKKAPVKKAAPVKKAAPVKKAAAPVKKAAPAKKAAPVKKAAPAKKAPVKKAAPVKKAAPVKKAAPVKKAAAPVKKAAAKAPVKKAAPAKKAAPAKKAPAKKGRR, translated from the coding sequence ATGAACAAAGCAGAGCTGATCGACGCTCTCACCGCGAAGCTGAACGTGGATCGTCGTCAGGCTACTGACGCAGTCGAGAACATCGTCGACACCATTGTGCGCGCGGTGCACAAGGGCGACAGTGTGACCATCACCGGTTTCGGTGTCTTCGAGCAGCGCCGTCGTGCCGCTCGCGTTGCGCGTAACCCGCGCACCGGTGAGACCGTGAAAGTGAAGCCGACCTCCGTTCCCGCCTTCCGCCCCGGCGCGCAGTTCAAGGCCGTCGTCTCTGGCGCGCAGAAGCTTCCGGCTGAGGGACCTGCCGTCAAGCGCGGCGCTGTCGGCGGTCCGGCCAAGAAGGCCGCCGCCAAGAAGGTGGTCCGCAAGGCCGTCGCCAAGAAGGCTCCGGTCAAGAAGGCCGCGCCCGTGAAGAAGGCCGCTCCGGTCAAGAAGGCTGCCGCTCCGGTCAAGAAGGCCGCGCCCGCCAAGAAGGCCGCGCCGGTCAAGAAGGCCGCTCCGGCCAAGAAGGCTCCGGTCAAGAAGGCCGCGCCCGTGAAGAAGGCCGCTCCGGTCAAGAAGGCCGCGCCGGTCAAGAAGGCTGCCGCTCCGGTCAAGAAGGCCGCTGCCAAGGCTCCGGTCAAGAAGGCCGCTCCGGCCAAGAAGGCCGCGCCGGCCAAGAAGGCTCCGGCCAAGAAGGGCCGTCGCTAA
- a CDS encoding DUF3515 domain-containing protein produces MPTEPLPAAADDDISDGPPRAVLIAAVAIAVVAIGAVLAIAATRHTPTQPVAIASVPAPQSDSADCRTLVNDLPDRLGDVSRAPAVEPVPAGAAAWRAEPDGDAVILRCGIDRPAEFVVGSPIQMVDQVQWFRLDDPAADRSTWVTVDRPVYVALTLPSGSGPSPIQTVSDLIARTLPQVAIRPGAAS; encoded by the coding sequence ATGCCGACTGAACCGCTGCCCGCTGCCGCCGACGACGACATTTCCGACGGTCCGCCCCGCGCCGTCCTGATCGCCGCAGTGGCGATCGCCGTCGTGGCCATCGGCGCGGTGCTGGCCATCGCGGCCACCCGGCACACCCCGACCCAGCCGGTGGCCATCGCCTCGGTGCCCGCCCCGCAATCGGACTCCGCCGACTGCCGCACCCTGGTGAACGATCTACCGGACCGATTGGGCGATGTCAGCCGAGCACCGGCGGTGGAGCCGGTACCCGCCGGCGCGGCGGCCTGGCGGGCCGAGCCCGACGGCGACGCGGTGATCCTGCGCTGTGGAATCGACCGGCCCGCCGAATTCGTGGTGGGCTCCCCCATCCAGATGGTCGACCAGGTGCAGTGGTTCCGGCTCGACGACCCGGCCGCGGACCGCAGCACGTGGGTCACCGTCGACCGGCCGGTATACGTGGCGCTGACCCTGCCGTCGGGTTCGGGGCCCAGCCCCATCCAGACGGTGTCGGACCTGATCGCACGCACCCTGCCGCAGGTGGCGATCAGGCCGGGCGCTGCCAGTTAG
- a CDS encoding Lrp/AsnC ligand binding domain-containing protein, with protein sequence MAEAYMLIQTEVGRAEVVAKQVATLPGVLSAEYVTGPYDVVVRIGASSAEELAATVVPTVQQVAGITRTLTCAVADAD encoded by the coding sequence GTGGCCGAGGCGTACATGCTGATCCAGACCGAGGTGGGTCGCGCCGAGGTCGTCGCCAAGCAGGTTGCCACGCTGCCCGGTGTGCTCTCCGCGGAGTACGTCACCGGGCCCTATGACGTGGTGGTGCGGATCGGGGCGAGTAGCGCCGAGGAGCTCGCCGCCACCGTTGTTCCCACTGTTCAGCAGGTCGCCGGAATCACCCGCACGCTGACGTGCGCGGTCGCCGATGCCGACTGA
- the mutT1 gene encoding 8-oxo-(d)GTP phosphatase MutT1, translated as MAKKAKPTQRVIAAGAVLWRPDPDTGEPCIAVIHRPRYDDWSLPKGKVDPGENEPVAAVREIWEETGQRAHLGRRLIEVSYPIPEGTKVVHYWAARAVGGEFTAGDEVDRLEWLSPADTADRLTYPHDRDVLASFGEHPGDTQTVLVVRHATAGVKSRYKGDDRDRPLDKNGRAQAESLVAQLMAFGPTAIHAADRARCTQTVEPLAQELGVPIVVEADLTEEAYAANPKAARDRVREIAGHGGTPVICTQGKVIPYLLAWWRDGERGKPDKLRNRKGSTWVLSLADDQIVAAEYIASPLALKG; from the coding sequence GTGGCCAAGAAGGCCAAGCCTACCCAACGCGTGATCGCAGCGGGTGCGGTGCTGTGGCGACCGGACCCGGACACCGGCGAGCCGTGCATTGCCGTGATTCACCGACCGCGTTACGACGACTGGTCGCTGCCCAAGGGCAAGGTGGACCCCGGCGAGAACGAACCGGTGGCCGCGGTGCGCGAAATATGGGAAGAGACCGGCCAGCGTGCACATCTGGGCAGACGCCTGATCGAGGTGAGCTATCCGATCCCGGAAGGCACCAAGGTGGTCCACTATTGGGCGGCGCGGGCAGTCGGCGGCGAATTCACTGCCGGCGACGAGGTCGACCGGCTCGAGTGGCTGTCACCCGCCGATACCGCCGATCGACTCACCTACCCGCACGATCGGGATGTGCTCGCGTCGTTCGGTGAGCACCCTGGCGACACCCAGACGGTGCTGGTGGTGCGGCACGCAACCGCAGGCGTGAAGTCCCGATACAAGGGCGACGACCGGGATCGGCCGCTGGACAAGAACGGTCGTGCACAGGCCGAATCGCTGGTGGCGCAGCTGATGGCGTTCGGCCCCACGGCGATCCATGCCGCTGATCGTGCCCGCTGCACCCAGACCGTCGAACCGCTGGCGCAGGAGCTCGGGGTGCCGATCGTGGTCGAGGCGGATCTCACCGAAGAGGCCTACGCGGCGAATCCGAAAGCCGCCCGCGACCGGGTGCGAGAGATCGCCGGCCACGGCGGTACACCGGTGATCTGCACGCAGGGCAAGGTGATTCCGTACCTGCTGGCATGGTGGCGCGACGGCGAGCGCGGCAAGCCCGACAAGCTCCGTAACCGCAAGGGCAGCACCTGGGTGCTCTCCCTGGCAGACGACCAGATCGTCGCCGCGGAGTACATCGCCAGCCCGTTGGCACTCAAGGGCTGA
- the leuD gene encoding 3-isopropylmalate dehydratase small subunit has translation MDAFHTHTGIGVPLRRSNVDTDQIIPAVYLKRVTRTGFEDGLFAAWRNDPSFILNLSPFDRGSVLVAGPDFGTGSSREHAVWALMDYGFRVVISSRFADIFRGNAGKAGLLAAEVAQDDVELLWKLLEQNPGLEITVNLQDRNITAGTTVVPFTIDDYTAWRLLEGLDDIGLTLRKRAEIESYEATRPNWKPRISIPS, from the coding sequence ATGGATGCCTTCCACACCCACACCGGCATCGGGGTCCCGTTGCGGCGGTCCAATGTCGACACCGACCAGATCATTCCGGCGGTGTATTTGAAGCGCGTCACCCGAACGGGTTTTGAGGACGGCCTTTTCGCCGCATGGCGCAACGATCCGTCATTCATCCTGAATCTGAGCCCTTTCGACCGCGGCTCGGTCCTGGTTGCCGGCCCCGATTTCGGCACCGGCTCCTCGCGCGAACATGCGGTGTGGGCGCTCATGGACTATGGATTCCGAGTAGTGATCTCGTCCAGATTCGCTGACATCTTCCGGGGCAATGCCGGCAAGGCCGGTCTGCTGGCGGCTGAAGTGGCTCAGGATGACGTCGAACTGCTCTGGAAGCTGCTCGAGCAGAATCCGGGGCTGGAAATCACTGTGAATCTTCAAGATCGGAACATCACCGCCGGAACGACAGTGGTGCCGTTCACGATTGACGATTACACCGCCTGGCGACTGCTCGAGGGGCTCGACGATATAGGCCTTACCCTGCGGAAACGCGCTGAAATCGAATCATACGAGGCGACCAGGCCGAACTGGAAACCGCGCATCTCGATACCCTCCTGA
- a CDS encoding RNA degradosome polyphosphate kinase, protein MIAGVTDTEAEARSTDDDWQPGEAPEAPPAATAAAVDDALPEDRYLNRELSWLDFNARVLALAADTSMPLLERAKFLAIFASNLDEFYMVRVAGLKRRDEMGLSVRSADGLTPREQLRRIGDRTRQISLRHAQVFLESVRPGLAEEGIYIVTWNELSEDDRADLSKYFHEQVFPVLTPLAVDPAHPFPFVSSLSLNLAVAVRSPEDGGEHFARVKVPDNVDRFVVLKSADPEDKSVRFLPMEELIAAFLPVLFPGMEIVEHHAFRITRNADMDVEDRDEDLLQALERELARRRFGPPVRLEVADDMTEHMLELLLRELDVNPGDVVEVPGLLDLSALWQVYGVDRPALKDRPFVPATHQAFGERETPKSIFSTLRDGDVLVHHPYHSFSTSVQRFIEQAAADPNVLAIKQTLYRTSGDSPIVNALIEAAAAGKQVVALVELKARFDEQANIKWARALEDAGVHVVYGLIGLKTHCKTCLVVRREGSTIRRYCHIGTGNYNPKTARLYEDVGLLTADPNIGADLTDLFNSLTGYSRKVSYRNLLVAPHGVRKGIVERIEREIEAHRAGGNGRIRLKANALVDEQVIDALYRASQAGVRVEIVVRGICALKPGAEGFSENIVVRSILGQFLEHSRIFHFRAINEFFIGSADMMHRNLDRRVEVLAQVKDPRLTGYLDEIFESAMDPSTRCWELGPDGSWTASPQDGRQVRDHQVWLMELHRQR, encoded by the coding sequence ATGATCGCTGGTGTGACCGATACGGAAGCAGAAGCGAGATCCACGGATGACGACTGGCAGCCGGGTGAGGCGCCGGAAGCTCCGCCCGCGGCCACCGCTGCCGCCGTCGACGATGCGCTGCCCGAGGATCGCTACCTCAACCGCGAGCTGAGCTGGCTGGATTTCAACGCCCGGGTGCTGGCCCTGGCCGCCGATACCTCGATGCCGCTGTTGGAGCGGGCCAAATTCCTGGCGATCTTCGCCTCCAACCTCGACGAGTTCTACATGGTCCGGGTGGCCGGGCTCAAGCGCCGCGACGAGATGGGCCTGTCGGTCCGCTCGGCCGACGGCCTGACCCCGCGAGAACAGTTGCGGCGCATCGGTGACCGCACTCGGCAGATCTCGCTGCGGCACGCTCAGGTGTTCCTGGAGTCGGTGCGGCCGGGCCTCGCCGAAGAGGGCATCTATATCGTCACCTGGAACGAGCTCAGCGAGGACGACCGCGCCGACCTGTCGAAGTACTTCCACGAGCAGGTCTTTCCGGTACTCACGCCGCTGGCCGTCGACCCGGCGCATCCGTTCCCGTTCGTCAGCAGCCTGAGCCTGAACCTGGCGGTCGCCGTCCGCTCCCCCGAGGACGGCGGTGAGCACTTCGCCCGGGTCAAGGTGCCCGACAACGTCGATCGCTTCGTGGTACTCAAGAGCGCCGATCCCGAGGACAAGTCGGTCCGCTTCCTGCCGATGGAAGAACTCATCGCCGCGTTCCTGCCGGTGCTGTTCCCGGGTATGGAGATCGTCGAACACCACGCGTTCCGGATCACCCGCAACGCGGACATGGACGTCGAGGACCGCGACGAAGACCTGCTGCAGGCGCTGGAGCGGGAACTGGCCCGGCGGCGATTCGGGCCGCCGGTGCGCCTGGAGGTGGCCGACGACATGACCGAGCACATGCTCGAGCTGTTGTTGCGCGAACTGGACGTCAACCCCGGCGACGTGGTGGAGGTGCCAGGGCTGCTGGATCTTTCAGCGCTGTGGCAGGTCTACGGCGTGGACCGGCCCGCACTCAAGGACCGTCCGTTCGTCCCCGCCACGCATCAGGCCTTCGGTGAGCGCGAAACCCCGAAGAGCATTTTCTCGACGCTGCGCGACGGTGACGTGCTGGTGCACCACCCCTACCACTCGTTCTCGACCAGCGTGCAGCGGTTCATCGAGCAGGCTGCGGCCGACCCGAATGTGTTGGCCATCAAGCAAACCCTGTACCGGACCTCCGGTGACTCCCCGATCGTCAACGCACTGATCGAGGCAGCAGCCGCGGGCAAGCAGGTCGTCGCACTCGTCGAACTCAAGGCGCGCTTCGACGAGCAGGCCAACATCAAGTGGGCCCGTGCCCTGGAAGACGCTGGCGTGCATGTGGTCTACGGGCTGATCGGCCTCAAGACGCACTGCAAGACCTGCCTGGTGGTCCGCCGCGAGGGTTCGACGATCCGCCGCTACTGCCACATCGGCACCGGCAACTACAACCCGAAGACGGCCCGCCTCTACGAGGATGTCGGCCTGCTGACGGCGGACCCCAACATCGGTGCCGATCTGACCGACCTGTTCAATTCACTCACCGGCTACTCCCGGAAGGTGAGTTACCGCAATCTCTTGGTCGCTCCGCACGGCGTACGCAAGGGCATTGTCGAACGCATCGAACGCGAAATCGAAGCCCATCGTGCCGGCGGCAACGGCCGCATCCGCCTCAAGGCCAATGCTCTTGTCGACGAACAGGTCATCGATGCGCTCTACCGGGCCTCTCAGGCCGGCGTCCGGGTCGAGATCGTGGTGCGCGGAATCTGTGCGCTCAAGCCGGGTGCCGAGGGTTTCTCCGAGAACATCGTGGTGCGCTCGATTCTGGGCCAGTTCCTGGAACATTCGCGCATCTTCCATTTCCGGGCGATCAACGAGTTCTTCATCGGCAGCGCGGACATGATGCACCGCAATCTCGATCGTCGCGTCGAGGTGCTGGCCCAGGTGAAGGATCCCCGACTCACCGGGTACCTGGACGAGATCTTCGAGTCTGCGATGGATCCGTCGACCCGCTGCTGGGAACTGGGCCCCGACGGAAGTTGGACCGCATCACCGCAGGACGGACGCCAGGTCCGTGACCACCAGGTGTGGCTCATGGAACTGCATCGGCAGCGCTGA
- a CDS encoding NAD(P)H-dependent glycerol-3-phosphate dehydrogenase: MGTAAVMGAGAWGTALAKVLADAGADVRLWSRRPEVAEEINTAHTNAAYLPGVDLPARIRATTDPADALDGLTTVLLGVPSQTLRTNLEHWRGLLADGATLVSLAKGIELDSLMRMSQVIAQVTGVDPGQVAVLSGPNLAAEIADEQPAATVVACTDSGRAVALQRALSTGYLRPYTNADVIGTEIGGACKNVIALACGMAAGVGLGENTAAAIITRGLAEIMRLGIALGAKPATLAGLAGVGDLVATCTSPRSRNRTFGERLGRGETLEAALRATDGHIAEGVTSCTSILALASSYDVEMPLTDAVQQVCHKGLSVDQAVILLLGRSTKPE; the protein is encoded by the coding sequence GTGGGCACGGCCGCGGTGATGGGCGCCGGCGCCTGGGGAACCGCCCTGGCCAAGGTGCTGGCCGACGCCGGCGCCGACGTCCGGCTGTGGTCCCGGCGGCCGGAAGTCGCCGAGGAGATCAACACCGCACACACCAACGCCGCGTACCTGCCCGGTGTCGACCTGCCCGCGCGGATCCGCGCCACCACCGATCCCGCCGACGCGCTCGACGGGCTGACCACGGTGCTGCTCGGTGTCCCGTCCCAGACGCTGCGCACCAACCTCGAACACTGGCGTGGCCTGCTGGCCGACGGCGCCACCCTGGTCAGCCTGGCCAAGGGCATCGAACTGGACAGTCTGATGCGGATGAGTCAGGTCATCGCGCAGGTCACCGGTGTCGACCCGGGACAGGTCGCGGTGCTGTCCGGGCCGAACCTGGCTGCCGAGATCGCCGACGAACAGCCCGCCGCCACCGTGGTGGCCTGCACCGACTCCGGTCGTGCGGTAGCGCTGCAGCGGGCCCTGAGCACCGGATATCTGCGGCCCTACACCAACGCCGACGTCATCGGCACCGAGATCGGCGGGGCGTGCAAGAACGTCATCGCGCTGGCCTGCGGGATGGCGGCCGGGGTGGGTCTGGGGGAGAACACCGCTGCGGCCATCATCACCCGCGGCCTCGCGGAGATCATGCGGCTCGGAATCGCCCTGGGCGCCAAGCCCGCCACTCTGGCCGGGCTGGCCGGTGTCGGCGACCTGGTGGCCACCTGCACCTCGCCGCGGTCGCGTAACCGGACCTTCGGAGAGCGACTCGGCCGCGGTGAGACCCTGGAGGCCGCCCTGCGGGCGACCGACGGCCACATCGCCGAGGGCGTCACCTCGTGCACCTCGATCCTGGCGCTGGCCTCGAGCTACGACGTCGAGATGCCGCTCACCGATGCCGTGCAGCAGGTCTGCCACAAAGGCCTGTCGGTGGATCAAGCCGTCATCCTGCTGCTCGGTCGCAGCACCAAGCCGGAGTAG
- a CDS encoding D-alanine--D-alanine ligase family protein → MTRIRVAVVYGGRSSEHAISCVSAGSILRNLDPQRFEVVAIGITPEGSWVLTDAQPDSLAISGRQLPEVSQGAGAALALTADPQRRGELVSLDGAGDILASVDVVFPILHGPYGEDGTIQGLLELAGVPYVGAGVFASAAGMDKEFTKKLLAADGLPIGDHVVLRPQQAAPALDDIERLGFPMFVKPSRGGSSIGVSRVMHADELPGAIAEARRHDPKVIIEAAIVGRELECGVLEFPDGSVRASTIGEIRVAGVRGREDAFYDFATKYLDDAAELDVPAKIDDDVAEELQRLAIRAFQALDCQGLARVDFFLTDEGPVVNEINTMPGFTTISMYPRMWGASGMDYPTLVGTMVETALARGTGLR, encoded by the coding sequence GTGACACGCATCCGGGTCGCCGTCGTCTACGGCGGCCGCAGCTCCGAACACGCCATCTCCTGCGTGTCGGCGGGCAGCATCCTGCGCAACCTCGACCCGCAGCGCTTCGAGGTGGTTGCCATCGGCATCACGCCGGAGGGCTCGTGGGTGCTCACCGACGCCCAGCCCGACAGCCTGGCCATCAGTGGGCGTCAGCTTCCCGAGGTCAGCCAGGGCGCCGGTGCTGCGCTGGCGCTGACCGCCGATCCGCAACGCCGCGGCGAGCTGGTCTCGCTGGACGGCGCCGGCGACATCCTGGCTTCCGTCGACGTCGTCTTCCCGATCCTGCACGGTCCCTACGGTGAGGACGGCACCATCCAGGGCCTGCTGGAACTGGCCGGGGTGCCCTACGTCGGCGCCGGTGTCTTCGCCAGCGCCGCGGGAATGGACAAGGAATTCACCAAGAAACTGCTCGCCGCCGACGGTCTTCCGATCGGCGACCACGTGGTGCTGCGGCCGCAGCAGGCCGCTCCGGCGCTGGATGATATTGAGCGCCTTGGCTTCCCGATGTTCGTCAAGCCCTCGCGCGGCGGTTCCTCGATCGGTGTGAGCAGGGTCATGCATGCCGATGAGCTGCCCGGCGCGATCGCCGAGGCGCGCCGTCACGATCCGAAGGTGATCATCGAGGCAGCCATCGTCGGGCGTGAACTCGAGTGCGGCGTACTGGAATTCCCGGACGGTTCGGTGCGGGCCAGCACGATCGGTGAGATCCGGGTTGCCGGTGTGCGGGGCCGCGAGGATGCCTTCTACGATTTCGCCACCAAGTACCTCGACGACGCCGCCGAGTTGGACGTCCCGGCCAAGATCGACGACGATGTGGCAGAAGAGCTGCAGCGCTTGGCGATTCGCGCATTCCAGGCGCTGGACTGCCAGGGATTGGCGCGCGTCGACTTCTTCCTCACCGACGAGGGTCCGGTGGTCAACGAGATCAACACCATGCCAGGTTTCACCACCATCTCGATGTATCCACGGATGTGGGGTGCCAGCGGGATGGATTACCCGACACTGGTGGGCACCATGGTCGAGACGGCGCTGGCCCGCGGGACGGGTCTGCGCTAA
- a CDS encoding cystathionine gamma-lyase, with amino-acid sequence MIDGYGDSTRAVKAVDSQAIPGQPVGPTPVPAAAYHLSPDEGTEQDTYGRGSNPSWRSLESALAVLEGATTALSFGSGMAAISAALRVVTAPGSVLVVPSDGYYQVRRFAAESLAPQGIVVREASAGEIYEAAEQADAVLAETPTNPGLDVVDLHRLAGICRRRGAPLVVDNTTATPLGQQPLSLGADLVVASATKALAGHSDVLAGYAAGSKPELMAALERERLLSGAILGAFEAWLVLRSIGSVGLRFTRQCQNALALATALRRHPAVRAVRYPGLPEDASYAVAAAQMRHFGGLVSVELADASAVHDLVRRSELLVAATSFGGLHTSVDRRARWGDPVGDGFARISAGIEDTDDLLADVLAALDRP; translated from the coding sequence ATGATCGACGGCTACGGAGACTCGACGCGCGCGGTGAAAGCGGTTGACAGCCAAGCGATTCCGGGTCAGCCCGTCGGGCCCACCCCGGTGCCCGCCGCGGCCTATCATCTGTCCCCGGACGAGGGCACCGAGCAGGACACCTATGGCCGCGGCTCGAATCCGAGCTGGCGGAGCCTGGAGTCGGCGCTTGCCGTGCTCGAGGGAGCCACGACCGCGCTGAGTTTCGGCTCCGGGATGGCGGCCATCTCCGCCGCGCTGCGAGTGGTCACCGCACCCGGATCGGTTCTGGTGGTGCCGTCCGACGGCTACTACCAGGTGCGTCGATTTGCCGCGGAAAGTCTTGCTCCCCAAGGCATTGTCGTGCGCGAAGCGTCGGCAGGCGAAATCTACGAGGCTGCCGAGCAGGCCGACGCGGTGCTGGCCGAGACCCCGACCAATCCGGGTCTGGATGTGGTGGATCTGCATCGGCTGGCCGGGATCTGCCGGCGCCGTGGGGCCCCCCTGGTCGTCGACAACACCACTGCCACCCCGCTCGGGCAGCAGCCGCTGTCGTTGGGCGCGGACCTGGTGGTGGCCAGTGCCACCAAGGCGCTGGCCGGGCACAGCGACGTACTGGCCGGCTACGCCGCGGGCAGCAAGCCCGAGTTGATGGCGGCGCTGGAACGTGAGCGGCTGCTGTCCGGAGCCATCCTGGGCGCCTTCGAAGCCTGGCTGGTGCTGCGCAGCATCGGCAGTGTGGGGCTGCGGTTCACGCGTCAGTGCCAGAACGCGCTCGCCCTGGCTACCGCGCTGCGTCGTCATCCGGCTGTGCGTGCGGTGCGCTACCCGGGTCTGCCCGAGGATGCCTCGTATGCCGTGGCCGCTGCCCAGATGCGCCATTTCGGCGGTCTGGTGAGCGTCGAACTCGCCGACGCCTCCGCCGTCCACGACCTGGTGCGGCGCAGCGAACTGCTGGTGGCCGCCACCAGCTTCGGCGGTCTGCACACCTCGGTGGACCGCCGGGCCCGCTGGGGCGATCCGGTCGGCGACGGATTCGCCAGGATCTCGGCCGGGATCGAGGACACCGACGATCTGCTGGCCGACGTCTTGGCGGCCCTCGACCGGCCGTGA
- a CDS encoding thiamine-phosphate kinase, translating into MADGPDPTLRDLGEFPMIDRLVTGRPQPPGVAVGPGDDAAVVSAPDGRVVVTTDMLVENRHFRLDWSTPHDVGRKAIAQNAADVESMGARATAFVVAFGAPSDTSSRRAKELSDGMWAEVGKFGAGVVGGDLVASPYWVVSVTALGDLGGRAPVLRSGAKPGSVLAVAGELGRSAAGYMLWDKGIRQFDELRQWHLVPQPPYGQGVRAADAGALAMTDVSDGLLADVDQIARASAVVIDLFTDALRPDVDAVAAAAAATGTDPWSLVLSGGEDHALVACFDREVPDGWRVIGSVGEGEPGVVVDGRPWTGPAGWQSFD; encoded by the coding sequence GTGGCCGACGGGCCGGATCCGACGCTGCGCGACTTGGGCGAGTTCCCGATGATCGACCGACTGGTCACCGGGCGACCGCAGCCACCAGGGGTGGCGGTGGGTCCGGGGGACGACGCGGCCGTGGTCAGCGCGCCGGACGGCCGGGTGGTCGTCACCACCGACATGCTCGTGGAGAACCGCCACTTCCGGCTGGATTGGTCCACCCCACACGATGTCGGGCGCAAGGCGATCGCGCAGAATGCCGCCGACGTGGAGTCGATGGGTGCCCGCGCCACCGCGTTCGTGGTCGCCTTCGGTGCGCCCTCGGACACGTCATCGCGGCGCGCGAAGGAGCTGTCCGACGGAATGTGGGCCGAGGTCGGGAAATTCGGCGCCGGCGTGGTCGGTGGTGACCTCGTCGCCAGCCCGTACTGGGTGGTGTCGGTGACCGCGCTCGGGGATCTGGGTGGCCGCGCGCCGGTGCTGCGCAGCGGGGCGAAGCCCGGATCGGTGCTCGCTGTGGCCGGCGAGCTCGGCCGCTCGGCTGCCGGATACATGTTGTGGGACAAGGGAATACGTCAATTCGATGAGTTGCGGCAGTGGCACCTGGTGCCGCAACCGCCCTACGGTCAGGGGGTACGGGCCGCCGATGCCGGCGCGCTGGCGATGACTGACGTGTCCGACGGTCTGCTTGCCGACGTCGACCAGATCGCCAGGGCGTCGGCCGTCGTGATCGACCTGTTCACCGACGCTCTGCGTCCCGATGTCGATGCGGTGGCCGCCGCGGCAGCCGCCACCGGTACCGACCCGTGGTCCCTGGTGCTCTCGGGTGGTGAAGATCACGCTCTGGTGGCCTGCTTCGACCGTGAGGTCCCCGACGGCTGGCGGGTCATCGGATCGGTCGGCGAGGGCGAGCCCGGCGTGGTGGTGGATGGTCGGCCGTGGACCGGACCGGCGGGTTGGCAATCCTTCGACTGA